In one window of Tubulanus polymorphus chromosome 3, tnTubPoly1.2, whole genome shotgun sequence DNA:
- the LOC141901220 gene encoding uncharacterized protein LOC141901220, with product MGNLSSKKDRRRDKSLKFGIKSRRGRFKVGHESKYNFNYEKLDEYDFIEVQYESRIVTEEGHPENDLLDTALEVVVDEAPPVALNDLDVISTAEPNSKSYIERYLKTDVSADEVKAELDTSQARGDCLPTLSDCLNGLDSGVSFVNLDDSGHSSFKSFSDTDFDVFDADDSAVWSTSPLSNFGGSDSPSRNGNDDTVDDDEDNPVEFMDPISDSDLQSIPEENTEDDVYIANEEDFKSDQYLDKINKCKISENIKSIARHQTSRFFGLKHSSCSMLVRDIPFFRNELTEQNLWWKNVYPDGTVVRVEMTTPKLHLKTKNRRSFHSKYSNFQNELVMNCHHSNHEGQPVGQVNFQIEGHAEPLQSRKKTREITIDIESETKGRGPLEPSYSFTHDVEDHCGSFSLGWHEQPGEQCTRHFIDDHENDGEIDQCPSEQQFFTQVCRSYAKPNIGTCICPSQYACVYHSKEGMYGCMFITNIVQKEKEYAEGVNLGPDTPIEEFLPIHNPTPEK from the exons atgGGAAATCTGAGTTCAAAGAAAGACAGGAGGAGAGACAAGAGCCTTAAGTTCGGCATCAAATCGAGAAGAGGGCGTTTTAAAGTTGGCCACGAAtcgaaatataatttcaactACGAGAAATTGGATGAATATGATTTCATCGAAGTGCAATATGAATCTCGTATCGTTACGGAGGAAGGTCATCCAGAAAATGACTTGCTCGATACAGCGTTAGAGGTTGTCGTCGACGAGGCGCCTCCTGTTGCTCTTAATGATCTCGACGTTATTTCGACAGCGGAACCGAACTCAAAATCCTACATCGAGCGCTACTTGAAAACCGATGTCAGCGCCGATGAAGTAAAAGCCGAATTAGACACTAGTCAAGCGAGAGGAGATTGTTTACCAACTCTCAGTGATTGTTTGAATGGTTTGGATTCGGGAGTATCATTTGTCAATCTCGATGATAGTGGACATTCTagtttcaaaagttttagtGACACAGATTTTGACGTTTTTGACGCGGATGACAGCGCGGTTTGGAGTACTAGTCCTTTATCCAATTTTGGAGGAAGTGATTCACCTTCGAGAAATGGAAATGATGATACAGTTGATGACGACGAGGACAATCCTGTTGAATTTATGGACCCGATCTCAGATTCAGATTTACAAAGTATCCCAGAAGAAAATACTGAAGATGACGTCTATATCGCGAATGAGGAAGACTTTAAGTCAGACCAATATCTTGACAAAATTAACAAATgcaaaatatctgaaaatatcaaatcaattgCCAGACACCAAACATCGAGATTCTTTGGACTTAAACATTCATCATGTTCAATGCTTGTTCGTGACATACcatttttcagaaatgaattaaCGGAACAAAATCTGTGGTGGAAAAACGTCTACCCGGACGGAACGGTAGTGCGAGTAGAAATGACGACGCCAAAGTTACAtctgaaaactaaaaatagaCGTTCTTTTCATTCTAAATATTccaattttcaaaacgaattGGTGATGAATTGCCACCATTCAAACCACGAAGGACAACCTGTGGGTCAAGTCAACTTCCAAATAGAAGGCCACGCGGAGCCACTACAGAGCAGGAAAAAAACACGTGAAATAACGATAGATATTGAAAGTGAAACGAAAGGTCGTGGTCCTCTGGAGCCCAGTTACAGTTTTACACATGACGTTGAAGATCATTGTGGTTCATTCTCACTCGGATGGCATGAACAGCCCGGTGAACAGTGTACACGACATTTCATCGATGACCACGAAAACGACGGTGAAATAGATCAA TGTCCAAGTGAGCAACAATTTTTTACGCAAGTTTGCCGAAGTTACGCTAAACCAAATATTGGG ACTTGTATATGTCCCTCACAATATGCATGTGTTTACCATAGTAAAGAGGGCATGTATGGCTGCATGTTCATTACGAACATTGTTCAAAAAGAGAAGGAATACGCAGAAGGTGTGAATCTTGGTCCTGATACTCCAATAGAAGAATTCCTTCCAATTCATAACCCTACaccagaaaaatga